The Leptospira bouyouniensis genome has a segment encoding these proteins:
- a CDS encoding dolichyl-phosphate-mannose--protein mannosyltransferase — MNYLYFYLPYLFILFALSLPTKPWFYPGSQPLYLSITLFFVLLQSFIFYNKKKQFINEVSFHKYIPTNWIIASFYFLFMLCFPILNRNWGDGLLLLETNLLETKLFGFQFTLDEILESILHSQLMNGLSYFQIQEDPTVSYSILSYFSGILFICGFLFLGRFKQKDLSILFLLSSGGILLGFGYAENYTLVTTIHLGLYLFLNRYASDPKDNDILLYGSTSIVALSMLFHLVSGYLVILLVYLWVFHSPKEKKIKHLVYCTLLGSLILLPWFVYFSAFHDPTVDKNSTHLIHPPFYPLKRWVSNNHLKEILSVLYWNAGISTFYLSYQFFFQKEKWKQFIKYPFHKLMLVVILAFVLHGFLHNPQLGFPADWDLMGFYWLPITLLAFLYWKQESKIVWEWVPLQFFGASLVMIAAVQLNKTNPKDVLIWEITKKAISTYSTENKTFIQSLPKEDKKFFAKGDFLFFKGDYITQQLCDFPEKQALIESMKSHRKNWKQGFLDGTFKSKDQLNVFLTEATKTNVLYLKSLEANTICHPKL; from the coding sequence ATGAATTATTTATACTTTTACCTTCCTTATCTTTTTATTCTATTCGCTTTATCACTCCCCACCAAACCTTGGTTCTACCCTGGAAGCCAACCGTTATACCTTTCAATCACGCTCTTCTTTGTTTTATTACAATCATTCATTTTTTATAACAAAAAAAAACAGTTCATAAACGAAGTTAGTTTCCATAAATACATCCCTACCAATTGGATTATTGCAAGTTTCTATTTTTTATTTATGTTATGTTTTCCGATTCTCAATCGAAATTGGGGCGATGGACTTTTACTGTTAGAAACCAATCTTTTGGAAACAAAACTATTTGGGTTCCAATTTACCTTGGATGAAATACTAGAAAGTATTCTGCACAGCCAACTTATGAATGGATTGTCATACTTTCAAATCCAAGAAGATCCGACAGTCTCTTATTCAATTCTATCTTATTTTTCAGGGATACTATTCATCTGTGGTTTTTTATTTTTAGGACGATTTAAACAAAAAGACCTTTCGATCTTATTTCTTCTTTCATCAGGAGGGATTTTACTTGGATTTGGATATGCAGAGAATTATACGTTAGTGACAACAATCCATTTAGGATTATATCTATTTTTAAATAGGTATGCATCCGATCCAAAAGACAATGATATTCTTTTATATGGCAGCACATCAATAGTCGCCTTATCAATGTTATTCCACTTAGTTTCTGGATATTTAGTTATTTTATTAGTGTATTTATGGGTTTTCCATTCTCCCAAAGAGAAAAAAATCAAACATCTAGTTTATTGCACCTTACTCGGGTCTTTGATTTTATTGCCTTGGTTTGTTTATTTTAGTGCCTTTCATGATCCAACAGTAGACAAAAATAGCACACACCTCATCCATCCTCCTTTTTACCCATTAAAACGATGGGTATCCAACAATCATTTAAAGGAAATACTTTCCGTACTGTATTGGAATGCCGGTATCTCAACTTTTTATCTAAGTTACCAATTTTTTTTCCAAAAAGAAAAATGGAAACAATTCATAAAATATCCATTCCATAAACTGATGTTAGTTGTAATTTTAGCTTTTGTTTTGCATGGTTTTTTACATAACCCACAACTAGGGTTCCCAGCAGATTGGGACTTAATGGGATTTTATTGGTTACCCATTACCTTACTTGCTTTTTTGTATTGGAAACAAGAATCAAAAATTGTCTGGGAGTGGGTTCCGCTTCAATTCTTTGGTGCTTCGTTAGTAATGATTGCCGCAGTCCAATTAAACAAAACCAATCCAAAAGATGTTTTGATTTGGGAGATTACAAAAAAAGCAATCTCCACTTATTCAACCGAAAATAAAACATTTATCCAAAGTTTACCAAAAGAGGATAAAAAGTTTTTTGCCAAAGGTGATTTTTTGTTTTTCAAAGGAGACTACATTACACAACAATTATGTGATTTTCCAGAAAAACAAGCGCTGATAGAATCTATGAAATCACATCGAAAAAATTGGAAACAAGGTTTCTTAGATGGTACTTTTAAATCAAAAGATCAATTGAATGTTTTTTTGACAGAAGCAACAAAAACAAATGTTTTGTATCTTAAATCTCTAGAAGCAAATACGATATGTCATCCGAAGCTTTAG
- a CDS encoding putative lipoprotein yields MKVFTLISALALFTSVNNCSILDSASGSASRLGVSVSDSTSALVKSISKSISSISESEKEKAMNEYKEDIIASVSLQIRYENQKQELENQLALIAKKHGVVAWKSNPSTYIAIGQGLKQAKLTPSEMKLVTEDVAKQNVVVAKLVSKGYNL; encoded by the coding sequence ATGAAAGTTTTCACATTGATTTCAGCATTGGCATTGTTCACTTCAGTTAACAATTGTTCTATTTTAGATTCCGCTTCCGGTAGTGCGAGCCGTTTAGGAGTTTCCGTTTCTGATTCTACATCTGCACTTGTAAAATCGATTTCAAAAAGTATCTCTTCTATTTCTGAAAGCGAAAAAGAAAAAGCAATGAATGAATACAAAGAAGATATCATTGCAAGTGTATCTTTACAAATTCGATATGAAAACCAAAAACAAGAATTGGAAAACCAACTCGCTCTCATTGCAAAAAAACATGGGGTTGTTGCGTGGAAATCCAATCCATCCACATACATTGCTATCGGACAAGGATTAAAACAAGCTAAGCTCACTCCATCCGAAATGAAATTAGTAACAGAAGATGTTGCAAAACAAAACGTTGTGGTCGCAAAACTCGTATCAAAAGGATACAATCTATAA
- a CDS encoding glycoside hydrolase family 36 protein, with protein MKIQYRVHNSVTISQFFPVKAGVFQSECKKFELLLGTSKDSKLGTVLSPKLIWRESTRPEVGFSVDHLELELTDVPEGNGFDLFQHGYQSWSISRKVESTDVDRSPLLSFLHYSQENVYSKNEAKVGKFISEYLTLLYNKENQNGVLYAPLEAGEFGTKFEITFGKEGNVTSVKVIYDIHCLPDLRPNAKLNISKIKILFFKGSPETKLLKYFEELGKKEGPNNLPKKVPTGWCSWYYYYTGIDQKTILDNLTKVRELNLPFEFFQIDDGYQKEIGDWLIPNDKFPGGMRILADEIKRVGLKPGIWLAPFLVRKKSEFFRKYPEAILKDQNGKPVPALYNPLWGRGYTYALDITHPTALAYIEKVFTTLVKEWGYPYLKLDFLYAGLLPGDVYDKTLSPQARYQNALKLIRKIVGKNTFLLGCGAPMLPSIGFFDGMRISCDVAPFWNPEKIRIFLKDRNALCTKKALINDITRSSMHRHLWLNDPDCLLVRKKKNKMNEAQTKLMASVMAVSGGMLLVSDDLTKLETDRLDLLKKAFQLNRECQAYTPIPIGIFENEFPLALYNPGGYLGIWNPTEEEKTVRFSLPPGVKTKAPFLDFWTGTIVDLHPVDGGFETTLPAFGSVVVSV; from the coding sequence ATGAAAATTCAATATAGAGTTCATAATTCCGTCACCATTTCCCAATTCTTCCCTGTGAAAGCAGGTGTTTTTCAATCCGAATGCAAAAAGTTTGAACTTTTGCTCGGTACATCAAAAGACTCAAAACTAGGAACCGTTCTCAGTCCTAAATTGATTTGGAGAGAAAGTACCCGCCCAGAAGTTGGATTTTCAGTCGATCACTTAGAGTTAGAACTCACAGATGTTCCAGAAGGGAATGGATTTGACCTTTTCCAACACGGATACCAATCGTGGTCCATTTCCAGAAAAGTGGAAAGTACCGATGTTGACAGATCACCATTGTTATCATTTTTACATTATTCCCAAGAAAATGTTTATTCCAAAAACGAAGCAAAAGTTGGAAAATTTATCTCCGAATACCTCACCCTCCTTTATAATAAAGAAAATCAAAATGGTGTATTGTATGCACCACTCGAAGCAGGCGAATTTGGAACAAAGTTTGAAATAACCTTTGGTAAAGAAGGAAACGTAACGTCCGTTAAAGTAATCTATGACATCCATTGTTTGCCTGATTTACGCCCCAATGCAAAATTAAATATTTCTAAAATCAAAATTTTGTTTTTTAAAGGTTCACCTGAAACAAAGTTATTAAAATACTTTGAAGAACTAGGCAAAAAGGAAGGACCAAACAATTTACCTAAAAAAGTGCCTACTGGTTGGTGCTCATGGTATTATTATTATACTGGTATTGACCAAAAAACCATTTTAGACAATCTAACAAAAGTTAGAGAACTAAATTTACCATTTGAATTTTTCCAAATCGATGACGGTTACCAAAAAGAAATTGGAGATTGGCTCATTCCCAATGATAAATTCCCTGGAGGGATGAGAATTCTAGCAGATGAAATCAAACGTGTAGGACTAAAACCAGGGATCTGGCTTGCTCCTTTCCTTGTTCGAAAAAAATCAGAATTCTTTCGCAAATACCCAGAAGCTATTTTAAAAGACCAAAATGGAAAACCAGTTCCAGCATTGTACAACCCACTATGGGGAAGAGGATACACATATGCACTCGACATCACTCATCCTACAGCACTTGCTTATATTGAAAAAGTTTTCACTACATTAGTAAAAGAATGGGGTTATCCTTATTTAAAATTGGACTTTTTGTATGCGGGACTTTTACCAGGTGATGTTTACGACAAAACTTTGTCACCTCAAGCCCGTTACCAAAATGCTCTCAAACTCATTCGTAAAATAGTTGGGAAAAACACATTCCTATTAGGTTGTGGTGCTCCTATGTTGCCATCGATTGGTTTTTTTGATGGGATGCGAATTTCTTGTGATGTGGCTCCATTTTGGAATCCAGAAAAGATTCGGATCTTTCTGAAAGACAGAAATGCCCTTTGTACAAAGAAAGCACTGATCAATGACATCACAAGGTCTTCGATGCACAGGCATTTATGGCTCAATGATCCCGATTGCCTTCTTGTTCGCAAAAAAAAGAACAAAATGAACGAAGCACAAACAAAACTGATGGCTTCCGTCATGGCTGTGTCAGGTGGGATGTTACTTGTTTCTGATGATTTGACAAAATTAGAAACTGATCGTTTGGATTTACTCAAAAAAGCTTTCCAATTGAACAGGGAGTGCCAAGCCTATACTCCCATCCCCATTGGGATTTTCGAAAATGAATTCCCTCTCGCCCTCTATAACCCAGGAGGGTATTTAGGAATATGGAATCCTACTGAGGAAGAAAAAACAGTTCGTTTTTCTCTTCCTCCCGGCGTCAAAACGAAAGCTCCATTCTTAGATTTTTGGACTGGCACAATAGTCGATTTACACCCTGTTGACGGTGGATTCGAAACAACTTTACCAGCTTTTGGTTCTGTTGTGGTCTCTGTTTAA